Proteins encoded in a region of the Temnothorax longispinosus isolate EJ_2023e unplaced genomic scaffold, Tlon_JGU_v1 HiC_scaffold_18, whole genome shotgun sequence genome:
- the LOC139823796 gene encoding uncharacterized protein, whose amino-acid sequence MQHSTTDKETVVGADRMIKSAPVRLSEKMNTKLRSGYITMEQKETLVELMKQNPELKSSKFSSIFTTKDAQRMWIALAEELHKIPNGAIKDWKQWRKTWQDLCSKTKTKHSQISKYMKGTGGGPALLPSEQLTSTEQQVLETINATAISGLDNIAETEAVFEYEGVEYLDEYQEISDSEGPEATVVEAMSTNNNEATTCNMQNSSTKNQIMIVVNKENKVMATNNKENRNKIVKNTPMTERNTKHVTQNKDILNKMNHTNKQ is encoded by the exons ATGCAGCACTCAACTACCGATAAAGAAACTGTAGTTGGTGCTGACAGAATGATCAAATCGGCTCCG gTTAGGCTATCAGAGAAAATGAACACTAAATTGAGGTCAGGATATATAACTATGGAACAAAAAGAAACACTAGTTGAATTGATGAAACAAAATCCGGAGTTAAAATCAAGcaaattttcttcaatatttacaaCAAAGGATGCACAAAGAATGTGGATAGCACTCGCTGAAGAACTACATAAAATACCCAACGGAGCTATAAAAGATTGGAAACAATGGAGAAAG acttGGCAAGATCTGTgttcaaaaacaaaaacaaaacataGTCAAATAAGTAAATACATGAAAGGAACAGGTGGTGGCCCTGCTTTATTACCTTCGGAGCAATTAACATCTACGGAACAGCAGGTTTTGGAAACAATTAATGCAACAGCAATTAGTGGCCTtgataatattgcagaaacgGAAGCAGTATTT gAATATGAAGGTGTAGAATACTTGGATGAGTATCAAGAAATATCAGATTCTGAAGGTCCTGAAGCAACGGTTGTGGAGGCAATGAGTACGAATAATAATGAGGCTACAACGTGcaatatgcaaaattcttCTACAAAGAATCAAATAATGATTGTCgtaaataaagagaataaagTAATGGCTActaataacaaagaaaatagaaataaaatcgttaaaaatacACCTATGACAGAGAGGAACACAAAACATGTAACACAAAACAAGGacatattaaacaaaatgaaCCACACAAACAAACAGTAG
- the LOC139823792 gene encoding LOW QUALITY PROTEIN: fatty acid synthase-like (The sequence of the model RefSeq protein was modified relative to this genomic sequence to represent the inferred CDS: deleted 2 bases in 1 codon), giving the protein MKFPVFAKAIQKCGIVLKSYGISLTDILTNWIVDLLTSIGVVPDFIIGHSIGELICGYADGCLTAEETILSAYFIGLALHESKIINGSMAEINLDLETLKVMCPSDIDIACYNSSSNFIVSGPTSSIKTFLTKLQANSISIKEISCGYIPFHSRYIKLAVAKSEEYLNRTLPQKKFYSSKWLTTSSHEYSNTIPLCSKYYTNHLLSPVLFANTIRSVPKDTVTIEISPQNILQHILNNYLYSTVTNVALYERTEDHNNEIFLESIGKLYNAGLQPQIANLYPTVEFPVRRGTPMISPLIRWDHSEDFFVMHYVSKKEIIDKNEIVVSISTINEEFAYLTGHVVNEKNLFPAMGYLFYIWEMIASLKNQEYINIPVVFKNVNFIRATVLSQQNDIELTLSIQEGSKRFEIMEGDNAIVTGTVRISTNVENEKISANLAECIDGEKEMSTKDIYKELRLRGYQYAGAFRGLKSASVTGSNGHIAWTCNWVAFMDSMLQMMILGQNSRSLFVPTRIRKLTIDPKYHIQIIQDYPLEDRQFSVRRYKSLDAIISGGIEICGTVATPISRRQKVVNTVLEEYKFVAHRDLGTMSLQDAIRMSMHIALECGNMINVKIIEFVDDSDKVVPEDLNSLLISEILNDLPLIRHHTKLVTTREKFPNISLPDNVSTTEITKLSKDENCLMVLGFDIFTKNSKKLYKQLLSLLMPQGFLLTLEKFGAVYDYSCLKTYELDIILEKQINNKKLLLLRKTRNIVRNQRIVHVNNYEFSWIDELKSIIKVQNETGVDTEIILVSEEDFECGLLGFINCLRKEPGGEIIRSVFIQDDKAPTFSLQEPLYTKQLQLDLPINVIRSGNVWESYRHLPLPSLESKLVQIAYVTQMVQGDLTTLCWAQSRMSRIDRENLIDVIYTSVNFRDIMIATGKLNAETMIPFERGNECFIGFEFVGFNTHKQRIMRLCSRGGMTNILVADKYLNWIIPDKWTMEDAATVPCVYSTCYYALYMRGKMKKGDKILIHSGTGGIGQAAIHLALHEGCEVFTTVGTVEKREFIRETFSSIPEDHIGNSQDTSFEQMIMQRTKGRGVDIVLNSLAEEKIQASVRCLANGGRFLEIGKFDMFSNNSLDISIFSKDTSFHGILLDTFLYSNNLEQKSRLQKAITGLKDGVIKPLCRRVFERNEIEAAFRYMAAEKHIGRIIIRVHKEEEPLDSPLFAHPRYYCLEHKCYVILGGLGGFGLELADWLTLRGAKNLVLTSRTGIRTGYQQSRVKLWRSYGVDVQIVTVDDNLKHEDCESLLKFAEERASVDAIFNLAVVLKDCIFQNQSPQTFEDSFKSKAWMTKKMDELSRKICLQLQHFVVFSSVSCGRGNAGQTNYGMANSVMERICEKRMEEGLHGLAIQWGAVGDVGLVADMQEENKELVIGGTLQQRISSCLKTLEIFLLQDRVNMHIRSNLTDDLDLDICCQGHPPE; this is encoded by the exons ATGAAATTCCCGGTGTTTGCCAAGGCAATTCAGAAATGTGGTATCGTTTTGAAATCTTACGGCATATCACTTACAGATATTTTaacaa ATTGGATTGTTGATCTTTTAACATCTATTGGTGTAGTCCCCGATTTTATAATCGGTCACTCCATTGGTGAACTAATCTGTGGATATGCCGATGGATGTTTAACGGCCGAAGAAACGATTCTGTCGGCATATTTCATCGGTTTAGCCCTTCACGagtcgaaaataattaacggcTCCATGGCTGAAATTAATCTCGACCTTGAAACTTTAAAAGTTATGTGCCCTTCGGATATCGATATAGCTTGTTACAATAgttcttctaattttattgtaagcGGACCAACGAGTTctataaaaacatttctcaCCAAATTGCag gcGAATAGTATatctataaaagaaatttcttgtGGTTATATACCTTTTCATAGTCGTTACATCAAACTTGCTGTAGCTAAGTCTGAAGAATACTTGAACCGAACATTAccacaaaaaaagttttacagCTCTAAGTGGCTGACAACATCTTCTCACGAGTACTCCAATACTATACCTTTgtgttcaaaatattatacaaatcacTTGTTGTCTCCGGTGTTATTCGCAAACACGATACGTTCAGTTCCAAAGGATACAGTGACGATTGAAATATCTCCTCAGAATATTCTTCAACACattttgaacaattatttatactctACAGTAACAAACGTAGCGCTATATGAACGAACCGAGGATCAtaataatgagatatttttagaatcaATCGGAAAACTTTATAACGCTGGATTGCAGCCACAGATTGCAAATCTCTATCCGACAGTGGAGTTTCCTGTAAGACGTGGTACCCCAATGATATCTCCTCTCATAAG ATGGGATCATTCAGaagatttttttgtaatgcattatgtttctaaaaaagaaataattgacaaaAATGAAATAGTTGTCAGTATTAGTACAATTAATGAAGAATTTGCGTATTTAACGGGCCATGtcgttaatgaaaaaaatttatttcctgcTATgggatatcttttttatatctggGAAATGATCGCATCGTTAAAAAACCaagaatatatcaatataccagttgtatttaaaaacgttaattttattcgtgcTACAGTGCTATCACAACAAAATGATATCGAATTAACTCTTTCGATCCAAGAag GTAGCAAAAGGTTTGAAATAATGGAAGGAGATAATGCTATTGTTACTGGAACAGTACGAATTTCAACCAAtgttgaaaatgaaaaaatatcagctAATCTTGCTGAATGTATCGATGGTGAAAAAGAAATGAGTACAAAAGACATCTACAAGGAATTAAGACTTCGCGGTTATCAATATGCTGGCGCATTTCGTGGATTAAAAAGCGCATCGGTTACTGGATCAAACGGCCATATCGCATGGACATGTAATTGGGTGGCATTTATGGACAGTATGTTACAGATGATGATTTTAGGACAGAATTCAAGAAGCCTTTTTGTTCCAACAAGAATTCGCAAACTGACTATCGATCCGAAATATCACATACAGATAATTCAGGATTATCCACTTGAAGATAGAC AATTCTCTGTTCGTCGTTACAAGTCTTTAGACGCTATAATATCTGGAGGAATAGAAATTTGTGGCACTGTGGCTACACCTATATCTCGCCGACAGAAAGTAGTTAATACCGTTCTTGAAGAATACAAATTTGTTGCTCATCGTGATTTAGGTACTATGTCGTTGCAAGATGCAATAAGAATGTCAATGCACATTGCACTCGAATGTGGCAATatgataaatgttaaaattatcgaatttgTCGATGACAGTGACAAAGTGGTACCAGAAGATTTAAATTCTCTACTTATTAGTGAAATCTTAAATGATTTACCGCTGATTCGACATCACACTAAACTCGTGACGACTCGCGAGAAATTCccaaatatttctttgccCGACAACGTTTCTACAACGGAAATTACTAAGTTGTCGAAGGACGAGAATTGTTTGATGGTCCTTggtttcgatatttttacaaaaaatagcaaaaaattatataaacagtTGCTGTCTCTGTTAATGCCACAGGGTTTTCTACTGACTTTAGAGAAATTCGGTGCGGTCTACGATTATTCATGCCTGAAAACGTATGAGTTGGATATTATACtggaaaaacaaataaataacaaaaagcttttgttattaagaaaaacacGAAATATTGTGAGAAACCAGCGGATTGTACATGTGAACAATTACGAATTTTCATGGATAGATGAACTGAAATCAATCATAAAGGTGCAAAACGAGACTGGTGTAGATACGGAGATAATTCTCGTCTCGGAAGAAGACTTCGAATGCGGGCTACTcggttttattaattgtttgcgAAAAGAACCAGGCGGCGAAATAATTAGAAGCGTATTTATTCAAGATGACAAGGCGCCTACATTTTCTTTGCAAGAACCATTGTACACGAAGCAGCTACAGTTGGACCTACCCATCAACGTTATACGTTCCGGTAACGTTTGGGAATCATACAGGCATTTACCATTACCATCGTTGGAATCAAAACTTGTTCAGATCGCTTACGTTACGCAGATG GTACAAGGAGATCTGACTACTCTCTGCTGGGCACAGAGCAGAATGTCTCGCATTGACCGTGAAAACCTCATTGATGTAATTTATACAtctgtt aattttagagaTATCATGATAGCTACTGGCAAACTCAACGCTGAAACTATGATACCGTTCGAACGCGGTAACGAGTGTTTTATTGGCTTTGAATTTGTTGGTTTCAATACGCATAAGCAGAGGATAATGAGATTATGTTCACGCGG TGGAATGACGAACATTCTTGTGGCCGATAAATATCTCAATTGGATTATACCTGACAAGTGGACAATGGAAGACGCAGCAACGGTTCCGTGTGTGTACAGCACGTGTTACTATGCTTTATACATGAGgggtaaaatgaaaaaaggagACAAAATCTTAATCCATTCTGGTACTGGAGGCATTGGTCAAGCTGCGATCCATCTTGCGCTTCACGAAGGTTGCGAAGTGTTTACGACAGTTGGAACTGTCGAAAAACGAGAGTTTATAAGAGAAACATTTTCCTCCATTCCTGAAGATCATATCGGAAACTCTCAAGATACAAGCTTTGAACAAATGATTATGCAACGTACAAAAGGTCGTGGGGTGGATATCGTATTGAATTCCTTAGCCGAAGAGAAAATACAAGCATCTGTTCGCTGTTTAGCAAATGGTGGCCGTTTTctagaaattggaaaatttgatATGTTTTCCAATAATTCCTTGGATATATCTATCTTTTCTAAAGATACCAGCTTTCATGGCATTTTATTagacacatttttatattcaaacaATTTAGAACAAAAGTCAAGGTTGCAGAAAGCAATAACAGGTTTAAAAGACGGTGTTATTAAACCGCTATGCAGAAGAGTCTtcgaaagaaatgaaatagaaGCTGCCTTTAGATATATGGCCGCTGAAAAACATATTGGCAGG ATAATTATCAGAGTTCACAAAGAGGAAGAGCCTTTGGATTCTCCACTATTCGCTCATCCACGATATTATTGTTTGGAGCATAAATGCTACGTTATTTTGGGTGGACTTGGCGGATTTGGTTTAGAGCTAGCAGACTGGTTGACTCTTCGAGGTGCAAAAAATCTGGTATTAACATCACGAACTGGGATCAGAACAGGTTATCAGCAATCAAGAGTAAAGCTATGGCGATCTTACGGTGTGGACGTACAGATCGTTACAGTCGATGATAATTTGAAACATGAAGATTGTGAATCCCTGTTAAAATTTGCTGAAGAAAGAGCATCAGTGGATGCCATATTTAATCTCGCAGTTGTTTTAAAAgattgtatatttcaaaatcaatCACCTCAAACGTTCGAGGATTCATTCAAATCAAAAGCATGGATGACGAAAAAAATGGACGAATTGTCGAGGAAGATCTGTCTGCAACTTCAACATTTTGTCGTTTTTTCCTCCGTGTCGTGTGGAAGAGGAAACGCAGGCCAGACAAATTATGGGATGGCTAATTCCGTAATGGAGAGAATCTGTGAGAAAAGGATGGAAGAAGGATTACACGGTTTAGCGATACAATGGGGTGCTGTTGGTGATGTCGGACTCGTGGCAGATatgcaagaagaaaataaggaaTTGGTTATTGGAGGTACATTGCAACAACGAATATCTTCTTGTTTGAAGacattagaaatatttctgttacaagatcgggtaaatatgcatattagGTCAAACCTcaccgatgaccttgaccttgacatatgttgtcaaggtcaccctcctgagtga